Proteins encoded within one genomic window of Lynx canadensis isolate LIC74 chromosome B2, mLynCan4.pri.v2, whole genome shotgun sequence:
- the LOC115514058 gene encoding glutathione S-transferase A2, with protein MAGKPKLHYFNGRGRMESIRWLLASAGVEFEEKFIETPEDLDKLKNDGSLMFQQVPMVEIDGMKMVQTRAILNYIATKYNLYGKDIKERALIDMYTEGMADLNEMILVLPLCPPDQKEAKIAQIKEKVTDRYLPVFEKVLKSHGQDYLVGNRLSRADIHLVELLYYVEELDPSLMANFPLLKALKTRISNLPPVKKFLQPGSQRKPPISEEDLEKARKIFRIK; from the exons ATGGCAGGGAAGCCCAAGCTTCACTACTTTAATGGACGTGGCAGAATGGAGTCCATCCGGTGGCTCCTGGCTTCAGCCGGAGTAGAG TTTGAAGAGAAATTTATAGAAACTCCAGAAGACTTGGATAAGTTAAAGAATG atgGAAGTTTGATGTTCCAGCAAGTGCCAATGGTTGAAATTGATGGAATGAAGATGGTCCAGACCAGAGCCATTCTCAACTACATTGCCACCAAATACAACCTCTATGGGAAAGACATAAAGGAGAGAGCTCT GATAGATATGTACACAGAAGGTATGGCAGATTTGAATGAAATGATCCTCGTTTTGCCTCTGTGTCCACCTGATCAGAAAGAAGCCAAGATTGCCCAGATCAAAGAGAAAGTAACAGATCGTTATCTCCCCGTGTTTGAAAAA GTGTTAAAGAGCCACGGACAAGACTACCTTGTTGGCAACAGGCTGAGCAGGGCTGACATTCACCTGGTTGAACTTCTGTACTATGTGGAAGAGCTTGACCCCAGCCTTATGGCCAACTTCCCTCTGCTGAAG GCCCTGAAGACCAGAATCAGCAATCTCCCTCCCGTGAAGAAGTTTCTGCAGCCTGGCAGCCAGAGGAAGCCTCCTATCAGTGAGGAAGATttagaaaaagcaaggaagattTTCAGGATTAAATGA